The Aspergillus luchuensis IFO 4308 DNA, chromosome 4, nearly complete sequence DNA window CGGCGCCCGAACGAAAGCGTTGCTCGATTGGACCCGCTGCTGACAAGTGTAGTGGCTTCGACCCGGAGATCATCCCAGCGGCTATGTTGGCCCAGCGGATCATGGGAATTATGGCGCATTGGCGGGAGTACATGCGTAAGCCGTGATGCGACGGTAGGATATCGGGCCATTCTAACAACCTACAGTGACACGCGGCAAGTTGTTGCGGCCATCACACATCTACACAGGGGAGGCAGAGGAAAGACTATTGCCGAAATTGTAAGTATGGTTGAATGGGTATATACGTCAGTTGTCACACTAGGTGATAGAGCAAATCATGGTTTTCACGAGCATGCAGCATTCGTCTAGAAGTAAGATAATCTTGGCTGGGACCACTGAAATACTCCGATTTCGGGCATAGAGTTGAAGATCATCATGTCAAACAGTCAGCAGTATCAAGCGACTCTGGTGGCAGCGAACCAGCCTGCCACCGAAGGCACACCCCTGCTGGCTGAACAGCCCGCGAAGAAGCCATACTCGATTTTTACACCTGGCCAGAAACGGCTCATCATCGTAACCGCCGCGCTTGCGTCCAGCTTCTCACCACTTTCCGCTAACATCTACTATCCAGCTCTGAACTCCATTGCTGCAGACTTACATGTCACTAGCTCGCAGATTAACTTGACAATCACAACATACATGGTACGCGTGGACTTTTTCATCAGCAGCTGGCTGCACTGACCGAACAGCTATGTCAAGGTCTCGCCCCGGCCTTTATGGGATCCTTCGCCGACCAAGCCGGCCGTCGACCAGCATATATTCTTTGTTTTGCCGTCTATATCACAGGTAATATCGCGCTCGCCTTGCAGCACAGCTACCCGGCGCTGCTGATCCTTCGCGCCATCCAGAGCTGCGGTAGCAGCGGCACCGTCGCGCTCGCTTCTGCTGTGACTGCAGACGTGATAACATCCGCTGAGCGCGGTACATATATGGGAATTACGTCTCTAGGGATCATCCTTGCGCCGTCTGTTGGACCCCTGGTTGGGGGGATCCTAAGTCAGCACCTGGGTTGGCAGGCCATTTTCTGGTTTCTTGCAATAACATCTGGGGTATTCTTTgccccctcctcatcttcttcccggaAACATGTCGCAAGATCGTAGGTGATGGCTCCATTTCACCATACGGCTGGAACCAGTCTGGCCTCGCTTGGTACAGACATTGGCGCCATCCAGCACCCGCGATTACCAGTACCCCGGGCCAGAAATCTTCGAGAATTGCCCTTCCTAATCCACTAACCACGTTGAGTCTTCTTTCGCACCGCCCAACCGGGCTCGTCTTACTGTCCAACGGCCTTCTCTTTGCCAGCTACTACGCTGTCACTGCTGGAATCCCATCACAGTTCAAGGAGACCTACCATCTGAATGACTCCGTAATCGGATTGGTCTTCGTTCCTGCTGGCGTGGGATCCCTTCTAAGCACAACCTTCAACGGGCTCCTGCTCGACTGGAATTATCGGCGTCTACGGGAGCAGTTCAGGTCTCCGATTCTCCAAGCGCACCACCACGGAGCATTTCCAATTGAGCGGGCCCGAATCCAAATTTGTCTCCCATTGACGGTGTTACCCCTCATTCTTGACATTACTTGATGACGTTATTGACTGATGAGTACCATATCATAGCTTCTAGCAGCCTTGTCTATTCTAAGCTACTCCGCACTCATGAGTCTAGCCACGCCGACCCTCTCCCACGCTCTtgtcctcatcttcgccatcagCTTCTCTATCACAGCAGCCTACAACATCATGAATATTCTGATTGTGGATTTGTACTACAGTACACCCGCCACAGCCATGGCGGCGAATAACCTGGTGCGGTGCTTTctaggagcagcagcaacaggaCTAGTGCATCCAGCCATGGTACGCTGGGGAACTGGATGGACGTACGGGATGGTGGGAGGAATGGTTGGGGCTGTAGTGTGTCCGCTGTTAGGGTGGGTGTATGTGaaggggatggaatggagatgTGCAGATGAGAGATATAGACCGGTAGCAGAAGAGTGATAGTGAGAGCCGATTGCAATAATCACCGGCTGACAATATTTCCCGTTCTGTTACACTGAAGTCCACGAtagtttaaataataaagactCAAGTCTAAGACCACATTCATGATAGCTCGCACACTATCTATTTCTATACCTTCCACTAACAATTCCTGAAGCACCATCATGAACTaccatctcctcatctcccttctCATCCCTCTAATCACTACACAAATCATCGACCCCCTTCCACACTATCCCCAAACCCTCCATCTCTACTACCCCAACACCCCATGGATCCAACCCGGCGACACCCTCCAAATACTCGGTATAccctctccccaccacctGCCCTCTTCCCATGCACCCCCTAACCCAACAATAACAGACACGAAGCCCCTCCCAATCCTCAGCACCCAGCACCCTCCCCTTCACCAAACGTacaccatcctcttcctcgacctCGACGTCCTCTACAACCACACCACAGCAACCGTCATCCTGCACTGGTACCAGCCCGACCTAATCCCAtaccccaacaacaccaacatcctcctcccaaacCCCCAAGTACCAACCAGAAAACCAGCACCCTACATCGCCCCCCAACCCCCTACCAACTCTCACCACAGATACCTCTACCTCCTGTACACTCAACCACCCAACTACACCTTCCCCGAATGTTTCGAGCACATATTCCCCCCTACAGCGGAGGCACGAGCAGGATTCGATATGAAAATCTTCACAGATGCAGCGGGGCTGGGGACGCCCGTAGCGGGAAATTGGTTTTACGTTAGAAATGAGGTGGACTTGCCTACTGGGAGTGGTAGTGGGAGTAAAGGAGGAGTTGCTACGTCTACAAGTATGAATACGGCtacaacgacgacgacttcGATGAGGTGGGTTGAATGCGAtttgagcagcagcagcagcagcagcagcagcagcattaGTACTTCTGTTCTCACTACCAGTACTGCTATTGTTGCTACAACTACCACAACTCATCGACCCACCGATTCCCCGACAGAAACCACGCTAGCAATGAGTAACAACATCGACGAAAGCCAGGTCCAGGCCCAGGCCCGACTCAGCTAGCACTATAGCCTAAGTCCGACCCAACAAGGCGGTATAGTAAACCTTACTTTGTGAACATGAATGAATCAGCACGTACGAACCATCTACCATATTCGTAAAAGGCACCGCACCAACGTAACACAAACAAGGGGATAGACCTACCTTATTGGGAACtctccaaccagcagcagcagcagcagagttTATGACAAGCATATACTACACTACACTAGACCACCCTACACTAATACTTACTCCAATCCCACTCTACACAGACAAAGCAAGCCATccggggaaggggaaggtggagggaagCACGTCTCTccccaatcatcatcatgcaggaggagggcaagaAGGATGGTAGGACAAGTAATAGTAACTCAGAACTCAAATTCTGAGTTTCTGGGCATATGAGACGAGTTAAAAACAGAGCAATCTTCTTTGGGATCAGCCTTAGCGGTAGGAAATAGGAGTTAAGTGGGTAGTAGACTAGGAGGTGGTAGTGGCAGAAGGGTCGTGTGGAACGTGAAAAGATTTCTCTCGCCCATGTAACATCGACTGAATCACCCACCCGTCGTCCCGTTCGAACGGGTTGCTTACTGTGGGGGAACTTATTTGCTGTGTGGTAGGGCGTGCAGGGCGTGGCAATCATGGCGTGGCTCGGCGTGGCGTGGCGGTCAACTAGTTCATAGTATCCTCTATGCTGGGATTTGTGGtgtgttgggttgggtttggtatggctagtagtagtagttgttgttgtagtaagtagtactgacTGCTgcatactattattatagtcCATATAAGTAGTATGTAACCCCCTGGAGGATATGgagactactacttatcGCTTTGAATACTTTTAGTAGTACGCTAATATACCAGTGTTCTTCTTATTCATACTAAatatccatctatccaaCATGAACGAACACCCCCATCCACTGCCTAAAAGCGTCAAAGTCCGCTCCACCTGCAACGCCTGCCAACAAGCCAAGATCCGTTGCAGCCATGAGAAGCCAGCCTGTCGTCGGTGTCAGAAACACAACATCGACTGTGTCTACAGCATATCGCGACGGTTAGGGAGgccagcgaagaagaaagatgtcGACGCCGAGAGCGACTATCGTCGCGATCGTGAGTTTCTAGATGGACCTAGGAAGAAAGAGTCGCGAGCGCGGAACGGTTCCAAGGACAGTAACAGAAATACCAGCAGTAAGTataacagaaagaagaagatgaagtcaGAAGAAGAGTATGAGACTGTGTTGGATGATACTCTACTGCTACTGGACAAGGCAGGCGGGAGCCAAAGTGTTTTGGACCCTGTTGGTGTGTTAGATTCGGTCCCAAGTTTACCGGGCGATTGCTTTTTGGATCAGGCTACTCCCACAGCTTTGTGTAAGTGTCGCTTACTTGTCGGCTATTATACCGCTGTGTGATGTTAATTGGAATAGTCGCGGATAGTGGCTTCGATCTATTTTCCGATAGCTGGGTGCAAGAGTTCATTGCCAACCCGCCGGTCGATCTCGCGCAGGAAGGTTTACTGTTGGATTCGATTGTGAGCAGCGTCAAGCCTGAGAGTACAGGTGGTCGTTCTCCAGTAGATCCGAAGCATACCTCGACAAGCTTTATTCAGGATACACCGCTTATCGCAGCCACGACCCTGGAGAATATCCATGGTATCATGGAAGCC harbors:
- a CDS encoding YbhB/YbcL family Raf kinase inhibitor-like protein (COG:S;~EggNog:ENOG410PU56;~InterPro:IPR036610,IPR008914,IPR035810;~PFAM:PF01161;~SECRETED:SignalP(1-21)), with protein sequence MNYHLLISLLIPLITTQIIDPLPHYPQTLHLYYPNTPWIQPGDTLQILDTKPLPILSTQHPPLHQTYTILFLDLDVLYNHTTATVILHWYQPDLIPYPNNTNILLPNPQVPTRKPAPYIAPQPPTNSHHRYLYLLYTQPPNYTFPECFEHIFPPTAEARAGFDMKIFTDAAGLGTPVAGNWFYVRNEVDLPTGSGSGSKGGVATSTSMNTATTTTTSMRWVECDLSSSSSSSSSSISTSVLTTSTAIVATTTTTHRPTDSPTETTLAMSNNIDESQVQAQARLS
- a CDS encoding uncharacterized protein (COG:G;~EggNog:ENOG410Q1AH;~InterPro:IPR036259;~TransMembrane:3 (o12-38i50-68o74-96i)): MSLATPTLSHALVLIFAISFSITAAYNIMNILIVDLYYSTPATAMAANNLVRCFLGAAATGLVHPAMVRWGTGWTYGMVGGMVGAVVCPLLGWVYVKGMEWRCADERYRPVAEE
- a CDS encoding putative MFS efflux transporter (COG:G;~EggNog:ENOG410Q1AH;~InterPro:IPR020846,IPR011701,IPR036259;~TransMembrane:6 (i44-64o84-103i110-128o134-156i168-191o197-215i);~go_function: GO:0022857 - transmembrane transporter activity [Evidence IEA];~go_process: GO:0055085 - transmembrane transport [Evidence IEA]), producing the protein MSNSQQYQATLVAANQPATEGTPLLAEQPAKKPYSIFTPGQKRLIIVTAALASSFSPLSANIYYPALNSIAADLHVTSSQINLTITTYMLCQGLAPAFMGSFADQAGRRPAYILCFAVYITGNIALALQHSYPALLILRAIQSCGSSGTVALASAVTADVITSAERGTYMGITSLGIILAPSVGPLVGGILSQHLGWQAIFWFLAITSGVFFAPSSSSSRKHVARS